The Lysinibacillus irui sequence TTCTCTACTTCAAGTGAATAAAATGCTGGCGTTTCTGTTAAATGTACAAAACGGAACAAATCACCCTTTTCAATCCAATGACGTGGACTTGCATAAATTGAATCATCCATTAAATCCATAATAACGAGGCGTAAATTTAACATATGTCTTATTTCATTAACAATGACTTGCATACCTGCATTTTGCAAGGAAAGTTTCATAAAGGTGTGGTGGATTTGATCCCGTTGGAGTAGCAATTCATTTTGAAGTTTTAAATTCTGAAATAGTTTTGAATTCGTAAGTGCAATGGATACTTGATCCGAAAAGCTTTCTAACAGTTGTTTATCTTCTATAGTTAGTAAGGCATTTTCTCCATTTTGATAAATAATAACCACACATAATGTCTGCTCTTCTACAGCAATTGGAACAGCAATAACCGATTGTAAATATTCAAAAGTATAGGCATTTAATAAATGACGTAAATTCTCTTCTGTCACAGAAGAGGAGGCTTTTAAAACGTCTGTATACGAATTTAAAATCATAGATTGGTTATCTTTGAAAGTCTTTCCGATAATCCCTTCGCCAACTTTCATGCGCATATTTTTAATGTCCTCACCAGGTCCCCCCACCCAAGCCTTTGGTACAAGTGCAGCTTCACTTTCATCATACATCCATAAAACTCCAAAGTCTGCAGACGGTATAACCGATAGCGCATTCTCCAAAATCTTCGTCAACAATGTGTGTATATCATTTAGTACTGAAATTTCCCGTATACTTTCCATCATTTTGTCTCGAATAAATTGCTCTTTTTCTAACATTAATTCCAAATAATAAGCATGAAGTAATGTTTCGATTGCTTGGTTTTCCGTAGCTGATAGTGCTCTATGGAGCCGTAAGACCAATTGTCTTTTTTCATGGAATTGAAATTGATACTCATATACGTCTATATTTTTCTTGTCATGTGAAGGAGCCAGTTGTTCTTCCATCCCCTGAGAAATGACAAGAGAGAAACGATCCTCATTGATATTTTTCCATATCTGAAATTGCGAAAGATTGCAAAAGTCAGATAGAAATTGTTGTAGCCTATCTACTATTAGCATCACGATATACCTCACCCTTTATGTATATATATCTATATTTAACGCCTTTATTATATGAAAACATACATTGTTAGAAAAGTCTAAATTTTTTATACTTTGCAATATAACCAAATTTACTATAGCTAGGAGGACAAACGATGACAGCAACAACTAAAGCTCGAAATACAAAATATATTGTTATAGCCATGTT is a genomic window containing:
- a CDS encoding helix-turn-helix domain-containing protein — protein: MLIVDRLQQFLSDFCNLSQFQIWKNINEDRFSLVISQGMEEQLAPSHDKKNIDVYEYQFQFHEKRQLVLRLHRALSATENQAIETLLHAYYLELMLEKEQFIRDKMMESIREISVLNDIHTLLTKILENALSVIPSADFGVLWMYDESEAALVPKAWVGGPGEDIKNMRMKVGEGIIGKTFKDNQSMILNSYTDVLKASSSVTEENLRHLLNAYTFEYLQSVIAVPIAVEEQTLCVVIIYQNGENALLTIEDKQLLESFSDQVSIALTNSKLFQNLKLQNELLLQRDQIHHTFMKLSLQNAGMQVIVNEIRHMLNLRLVIMDLMDDSIYASPRHWIEKGDLFRFVHLTETPAFYSLEVENEQVDYYIQPIIGVGQILGLLLIEINEQKLESIHKLIIEQASSIIALELIRKQTIVDSFYKKTHDLFHDFLTSKDPGQLMKKGEELGIQSNANYAVVLIQLSTGTDIQAMDMQVHLLISEIKKHFQDHAPIVFGFGHKITVLCQFKRISNELLHLVQQFQGSWEKVKNNSLKIGVGTLYSGMDQIAKSYNEADKALSFLMTRQRWGIMHYQEIGVNRLFIHQTQEELLGFVNEVFLPLRNEKTKHHLLEETLLMYIKQNGSVGETAKQLHIHVNTLYQRLRKIEEKLTISFQNADDVLRLQLACYLKGMVH